One Amaranthus tricolor cultivar Red isolate AtriRed21 chromosome 1, ASM2621246v1, whole genome shotgun sequence DNA window includes the following coding sequences:
- the LOC130812716 gene encoding uncharacterized protein LOC130812716 isoform X13 — protein MDTNTNVTTHTTLTLTNAENLAIIEDRSVTQQAQDQQQDEVNYEEPIYVIQDGDSNGFTFKQNKVDVVEFSLPENDGRDEEAEIEPITSGFCKSSETSAGLKYVDSLLNERSNGVNGALSEKYNGENVVNKILIVSGQREIFQSENSQEDEPEGEEFDVERVMKEQKTHDMYCPNCNKCITDRVILKRRKRKIREISKDVPPEVNPGQMTPMHPDEVSNPVERMPVSETLQNERRERDSESRLEAISCFSCFSIFISKGNGFLCWRFKPKLTVTQHSDVPSAGYIDATGRDDEKGTAFPLWILTCCQPYHAEKPVSKPGPKSPPIPEKDVLPQQSEFPSQPSHATDALPEKGQLASSPSQYTHTPLPPEYQPTVSLDSDLPTSRGPVDDISSQPVPLDPVRPEKAAENNIPLWILTLCQPTESVNNAPRTGTKLPTDDMKFPFTPSDEFPVHPIQSATVLDSGIHYYCNQILLITHIFSLVLCSINDAETKLPSEQQTHAASDKDEPISSLDTDPPPTNEDGTRIQNYESDLSTAPSKDTTEYPISQLPIKDEPGQLIVRKPVNPRISGEARSARTSFDSSKRRCDRRNA, from the exons ATGGACACCAATACAAATGTTACTACTCATACTACTCTTACTCTTACAAATGCTGAAAATCTTGCAATTATTGAGGATAGATCTGTTACTCAACAAGCTCAGGATCAGCAACAAGACGAGGTTAACTATGAGGAGCCCATCTATGTAATTCAGGATGGAG ACAGCAATGGATTtacttttaaacaaaataaagtaGATGTTGTTGAGTTTTCTCTTCCAGAGAATGACGGAAGAGATGAGGAAGCAGAAATTGAGCCTATTACTTCAGGTTTCTGCAAAAGCTCAGAAACTTCTGCTGGCCTCAAATATGTGGATAGCTTGTTAAATGAGAGATCTAATGGAGTCAATGGCGCATTATCTGAGAAATATAATGGTGAAAACGTAGTGAACAAAATTCTTATAGTAAGTGGCCAAAGGGAAATCTTTCAATCCGAAAATTCTCAGGAAGATGAACCGGAAGGAGAAGAATTTGATGTAGAGAGAGTGATGAAGGAGCAAAAAACTCATGATATGTATTGCCCTAATTGTAATAAATGTATTACTGACAGGGTCATTCTGAAAAGACGAAAGAGAAAAATTAGGGAAATTTCTAAAGATGTACCTCCTGAGGTAAATCCTGGTCAAATGACTCCAATGCATCCTGATGAAGTTTCTAATCCTGTTGAAAGAATGCCCGTTAGTGAAACTCTTCAAAATGAACGGCGGGAAAGAGATTCTGAGTCACGTCTTGAAGCGATTTCGTGCTTTTCATGTTTcagcattttcatttctaaag GGAACGGTTTTCTATGCTGGAGATTCAAACCTAAATTAACTGTTACTCAGCATTCAG ATGTGCCTTCAGCTGGATACATAGATGCAACAGGAAGAGATGATGAAAAAG GCACAGCTTTTCCTTTGTGGATTTTGACTTGCTGTCAACCTTACCATGCGGAAAAGCCAG TGTCAAAGCCAGGGCCAAAATCTCCACCAATACCAGAGAAGG ATGTTTTGCCTCAACAAAGCGAATTTCCTTCGCAACCATCTCATG CTACAGATGCTCTGCCCGAAAAAGGTCAACTTGCTTCATCtccgtctcaat ATACACATACACCATTACCTCCTGAATATCAACCTACTGTGTCACTTGATTCTG ATTTACCAACTTCTAGAGGACCTGTTGATG ATATCTCATCCCAACCAGTACCTCTTGATCCTGTAAGGCCCGAAAAAG CCGCAGAGAATAATATTCCACTGTGGATCCTGACCCTTTGTCAGCCTACTGAGAGCGTCAATAACGCACCAAGAACAG GTACCAAACTTCCAACTGATGACATGAAATTTCCTTTTACACCATCTGATG AGTTCCCAGTACATCCTATTCAATCTGCTACAGTACTTGACTCAGGTATACACTATTATTGCAACCAAATTCTTCTTATCACTCACATCTTTAGTTTGGTGTTGTGTTCCATCAACGATGCAGAAACCAAGTTACCGTCAGAGCAGCAAACTCATGCAGCATCTGACAAAG ACGAGCCAATATCCTCTCTAGATACCGATCCTCCACCAACAAATGAAGACG GTACAAGAATCCAAAACTATGAGAGTGATCTTTCTACTGCACCATCTAAAG ATACAACAGAATATCCTATTTCACAACTTCCTATAAAAGATGAACCCG GACAACTCATAGTACGTAAGCCTGTAAATCCCAGAATTTCTGGTGAAG CTCGATCTGCCAGAACCTCCTTCGACTCCTCCAAAAG GAGATGTGATCGTAGAAATGCCTGA